The Solea senegalensis isolate Sse05_10M linkage group LG11, IFAPA_SoseM_1, whole genome shotgun sequence genomic interval AGTTTCTGAAATAGTCAGACCAGCCTGTCTGAGACCACAACCACTTAAATCATTTAGATCAcctttcttcttcattctgatgctcagtttgaacttcagcacaTGTCGGCTTGACCATGTTTACATGTCTAaatgagttgctgccatgtgatttgCTGAATAGAAGCGGTTGAATTtgtgtatctaataaagtgaccGATGAGGGTTCATTGTCCAAGGCACAATCGTTTTTtccatttaatacattttccagAGTTCACTGCTTTACTTTTTTACACAAACTGAGTGACggaaccatttaaaaaaaaaaaaagaaatgtgttcacCCACAAACGTGCGTGTGTCttagaaaaatgttttaatatatattttactgACTGGGGCTGTAAGAGTAACTGCTTTTTCTTCAAATGGGTGTCTCTTGTAAGCTTATCATTCTTTAGATGACACCAGTGAGGTGTATTCCTCCCTaataacagtgtttctgtgttttattttcattcaggTGCTGATAGACCTGGGAATACTGAACTGTTTCCGGTTGCTGCGCGGAAGACGTCAGTCCAAGAAAGAGTATAAACGCCTGCACGcctctctgtccgtctctccATCATGGCCGCCCCTTGGTCAAACACTGCTCCCTTCAGATCACACAGTCATCCATTTGTCCTAGCAGAGACTCTCTCTTCCCTTTCTACTGGACAATTATCCGTCAACAGAGCCAGTCAATACTGCGGATGTCTGAGCTGCATCCACAACTTGACCAATAATGCATAGTCATGTTTACCCGCTTtaataaaactatttttatttaaactacTGTGTGTGCATCGTAAATTGATAAAGCTATAGTGTGACTAAGCATTCTCTTGGAGTAGCCAAATGTTGCATAAATACCGTATGTATTTACCCACGTTGCTTTGTGATATCTGACAATGAGATCTTAACTTGATATCATTTAATACAGTTTGAAATTTCTTCCTCATTCCCAGGATACTCTACATCagatgtgtcaaactggtggcctgCAGGCCACATGGGGCCCACCCAGTCGATTACATATGGCCcatcacttaatatcatgtcaTGAATATCATGAAAAcgtggctcctcctccttcaaacacagcatgtgtggCCAAAGCACGGCTGCCGGCGAGGTGAgagaatataaacagaaaaataaatatttgcttgcaatgtttttataatagtaTGACAGAGTGTTGAagccaaaaaaatgttttaaatctttCGAAAATATAAGTAAAATCTCAAATGATCTACTGCAACCTGTGTCAAGACATGCAGAAAATTTGTGGAGTTACATTTTAAttggggcttcacaaataaagaaatactcgATATGTTTGTTAAATCAGCACCATGttatctttagcatcaggactttgaaaatATTGTCGACTgtagactttattctcattacaTGACtctattctcgtaatattacgacttttatTTAGTGAAATGACTTCTCATGACTTTTAGTATTACATTATTCTCAAGAGATTCTCAGTTTGGCCCTGATACTCCTTCGTATATATTCAgttgtaataatattattaaatgtattacactcaacattgGAGTACATATATAAGCTTGTTGtgtattttgcatgtttttattgtgaagtaaaaaacattcaatgtcttaaacaagcacttttattcctgaaattgtgtgaaatatgaATATCTTTGAAATAATGATGCAACATTGTATtctaattttaagctcatattgacCGTCTTTTCTCTAGACCGGCTCCCTCTGGACCAGACCAGACACTCATTGGCTGAAATAAAtgtaaggacattttggcaaatcatttttattaaatcagTATTTACAGGCAGTTTGTGTTCTCCCTCAGAGCTCAGCTAAACCCATCTGTCTCGTGCTAGATTTCCTGAACTAAAATCTCTTTACCAGTATAGTAACCTCTCCATCTTTAAGTAAACTGATAAAAATCAGCAACCGCAAAATTAACGATGTGACACAGGAGGCACAAACTGAATTTATCTATTAATAGAACTCTTCTAATGATGCGCCACTGAATATGGCTTCATTTGACATCTCTACcccatttaaacaaataaatgtaaaaaaaaacccaacatctGTGGGACACAATGGGACAGCCAAGTTGCTACCTTTGTAGTTCACATCCAGCTGTGTCGACACTCTCCATGTCAGGACCATCAGCCACTCAACACGTGACTGGTGTTACAGTTTCATACTGTGaccatgtgacatttaagacaaaaaaaacctcattcaTCAAAGGACATGACCATGGTTTCCATTACAATTCATTGTACACTCTGCATACATGTAGCACTGCATCTTAACAAAGTGTCAACCCCAAACTTAAATATGGACATTTGCTTTTTAAGCTGGAAAAATACAATCTTagttcatttcattcattcagtctggTTTGCTTGCACCTGAGTTGCTGTACTGAATGTCAGTGAAGGACATGATCAGATGGGCACACCGCTGACGAGGCGGAGATGCGGCAGAGCGACTTATGGAGCACGACAGTAAACTCATTCTCCCATTTCAGCCTTCAACACCTTTGAATGACATCTGATATAACCAATATGTTTCCAGGTTGATTTTAAAATGGGCTTTTGGTGCATTTCGATTAAAATACTGCTCTGATGTTGTTGCTGCCATGTCACACAAACAGGCAGAAAAGCGACTTAAAAATGGACCTTCAATCCACAAtctccttgtctttttttttttttttacattgaagTAGAAAGAATGAAGTGACAGTAAAAACCGTAAACATAAATTTTGTTGTTAGGTATATAATTTGACCCTTACcctccatttctttttaaaacaaacaacattttacatATTAGGGGTGCGCTGCTACTAGCTCAGTTGCTGAGCAATAATAAtgagtataataataataataataatattctgaTACTGCAGATGATATGTGGATTAAAAATCTTTAACATCAAATACTGTTGGGACCATCAGGTTTTTGGTGGTGTGGAGTTTTACTGTGCAATGTTGATATCAGAGCATCcctaagaaataaaacaaaaaaaagagcaagcTATcagctgaaaaaataaaaacatgaaagatgTGACGTATGGTATTATTGCTGGGACGAAGCTGCTGCACAAGTACCAGCTCATCTCATTTTGCTAAGGCccatcacttctctctctctgccgtcCTTTACAAATGTCTTTACTTCTGCTTGTCGGAGGCGCTGGGtactgcaggaggagagaggggtgAGGGATGTGTCTTAAAGGGATCATCACAGTGAGTCCAGAAGATGTCCATAATCACAGTGTCAAACAGACTTGGACtggggagagaaaagagcaCATTTGACTTCCTCCTGGAGTTCCTCGCTCCGTCAGTTCCACACAACTGCTGATGGGAGGAGCTGAGCAGCAGGTTTCACTGCCCGTCTTGAGAAAATGGAACCGAGGGACGTTTAAAAATACAGtgctgtctctcctctctcctcgaTGGCTGGGTGGCCCCGAGGCCCACTTATCTGTGCTGTCGGAAGCCATGGGTGCCATCTGGACCGGCTGGCTGCCGGACAGTATGATTGGTTGATCGGGTGTCCTCTGACGGCAGTGTCGAATTATTGCGCCCCGGCCTGTCACAATGAgaggaaacagaaataaattGGAGACAGcagcctttttttcttgttctagATGCCAGAAAAGGACCTGCTCACAAGGACTGTTGTCCTATTTCAGCAGCTTTCTTCAGTCCCACACATGCCTCCTCAACTGGATCTGTGTCGTTTGAGCACCTCTTTAATGGCctgattttgtttgttagcaAGTGCTGCCATTATCTGTATTAATTACGGATtacataatgttttttgtacttttttccccccacttgaAACACACAGTAGTAAATTCTAAAGATCTCGTTTGGGTTTCCCTGTGCATCTGCACTTAATAGGCAGAGCACAGCAAATGGTGATGAGTGGTTGTGATCCATCAGtgacaaacaaactaaaatgaaaatgtaaaagacaacacacaagCAGTGCTGAATAtgtccttcctcactctgatgttttcAGATATTCAAAATCAAAGACATAACTAGTGTATGACTAGTATTACTAGAGGGATCTTAAAACATTTTAGCTGAATATTACTTTAATAAAAAGGTAGTTCTTAACGTATAAAATACCTTACAGAACCCGTTCAGTCAGCATATTAAGCTGAGCATAAAACTGaccagtcagtgtgtgtgtgtaatattacCTGTCAGTGCTGGGCTTTTCCTGAGGCGTCTCCTCTGGGCAGGCACTGCCCAGTATTCTCTTCCTGGCCTCAGCGTACTCTGCCTCACGCTGAGCCAGAGACTTGACCTGCGGTGTTGGCCTGTTCTGATTGGAGGGTGATCCCAGTGACCCATTACTCGTAGGTCGCTTCAAAATGCGTATCTGAGGTGGAGGCGCTGCTGGCAGAGAGTCGTCCTGTATCACCATGGTTGTCTTTAGTGGAGA includes:
- the szrd1 gene encoding SUZ domain-containing protein 1, producing the protein MDEEVAESWEEAADSGEMEKRLEEKLRISQKEKESSNSSSRSPLKTTMVIQDDSLPAAPPPQIRILKRPTSNGSLGSPSNQNRPTPQVKSLAQREAEYAEARKRILGSACPEETPQEKPSTDRPGRNNSTLPSEDTRSTNHTVRQPAGPDGTHGFRQHR